A window of Lepus europaeus isolate LE1 chromosome 11, mLepTim1.pri, whole genome shotgun sequence contains these coding sequences:
- the CTXN2 gene encoding cortexin-2, with product MSSTYCGNSSAKMSVNEVSAFSLTLEQKTGFAFVGILCIFLGLLIIRCFKILLDPYSSMPSSTWEDEVEEFDKGTFEYALA from the coding sequence ATGAGTAGTACCTACTGTGGCAACTCTTCAGCTAAGATGAGTGTCAACGAAGTATCAGCTTTCTCATTGACGCTGGAGCAAAAAACTGGCTTTGCTTTCGTTGGAATTTTGTGTATCTTCTTGGGACTTCTTATTATCAGATGCTTCAAAATTCTGTTAGACCCATACAGTAGCATGCCTTCCTCCACATGGGAAGATGAAGTTGAAGAGTTTGATAAAGGAACTTTTGAATATGCACTTGCATGA